The following proteins are co-located in the Malus sylvestris chromosome 13, drMalSylv7.2, whole genome shotgun sequence genome:
- the LOC126596942 gene encoding uncharacterized protein LOC126596942 isoform X1, whose product MNFLMRSTHHVQRVTAEQPSVLSVPPVPPVHEPPAETYPTPKSATTLEGLIAEDSYPQYSTTEDNAAESESSGENGIGAQKETSIIAKHYDVSDEEGWIAIPYTCFALAEELPDNWNDAPDIQLLRPLDRSFVFPGEQVHILACLSACKQDTEIITPFKLAAVMNKNGIRLSPKKQNRNVEDSNGTLLGKGDMSPNSQDADQNGETLSKEGTDSQKDVSASESLLRMEDHKRQTEILLQRFERSHFFVRIAESSEALWAKKSTSKKSSESVEADGQEYMENGTQKTAVNAIIDKGNFDPNVSGGVARNNVKCCSLSNGDIVVLLQVNVGVDFLNDPVIEILQFEKYRERSLFAQTQDSLVDANQDPCGELLKWLLPLDNTLPPPAQPLSPPLTSNSAIGSTSQKSGSQLLSHFRSYSMSSLPQNTTPPPGPIKAASSKPSFDLEDWDQYSSQKFLKNQKTGGEGLLSFRGVSLERERFSVRCGLEGIYIPGRRWRRKLEIIQPVEIHSFAADCNTDDLLCVQIKNVSPAHAPNIVVYIDAITIVFEEASKGGQSLSLPIACIEAGNDHSLPNLALRRGEEHSFILKPATSLWKNFKAGGDRRNHSSQLQAGNAAPSLRLPPKTVEGKKSASTADQYAIMVSCRCNYTGSRLFFKQPTSWCPRVSRDLMISVASEMSGQSSAPNGGVSQLPVQVLTLQVSNLMSEDLNLTVLAPASFTSPPSVVSLNSSRASPMSPFLSFPEYTGKSPTIQRLSSPLLSDNQKQNVKGGVSPASFSEQTSPLSDAIPSTGLCCTHLWLQSRVPLGCVPSQSMATIKLELLPLTDGIITLDTLQIDVKEKGVTYIPEYSLKINATSSISTGIL is encoded by the exons ATGAATTTTCTTATGCGATCTACTCACCATGTACAGCGTGTGACGGCAGAACAGCCATCTGTTCTGTCTGTACCGCCTGTGCCTCCTGTCCACGAACCACCTGCAGAGACGTATCCTACCCCAAAATCAGCAACAACCTTGGAGGGTCTAATTGCTGAAGATTCATATCCACAGTATTCCACAACCGAAGATAATGCTGCAGAAAGTGAATCTAGTGGTGAAAATGGAATTGGTGCACAGAAGGAAACCTCTATCATAGCAAAGCATTATGATGTCTCTGATGAGGAGGGATGGATTGCCATTCCATACA CTTGTTTTGCTCTTGCAGAAGAACTCCCTGATAATTGGAATGATGCACCAGATATACAGTTATTACGCCCTCTGGACCGCTCCTTTGTTTTCCCTG GTGAACAAGTTCACATCCTTGCATGCTTGTCAGCATGTAAGCAGGACACAGAAATTATTACTCCCTTTAAATTGGCTGCAGTCATGAATAAAAATGGCATAAGACTAAGTCCAAAGAAACAAAATCGAAATGTGGAAGATAGCAATGGTACATTGTTGGGAAAAGGAGATATGAGTCCTAACAGTCAAGATGCCGATCAAAATGGTGAAACCCTTTCAAAAGAGGGGACTGATTCACAAAAGGATGTTTCTGCTAGTGAATCTCTTCTCAGAATGGAGGATCACAAAAGACAGACTGAAATTTTATTGCAAAGATTCGAAAGGTCTCATTTTTTTGTTAGGATTGCAGAGTCAAGTGAGGCACTTTGGGCAAAAAAAAGTACTTCTAAGAAGTCTTCAGAATCCGTTGAGGCGGATGGTCAAGAGTACATGGAAAATGGAACCCAGAAAACTGCAGTAAATGCCATTATTGATAAAGGGAATTTTGATCCCAATGTATCTGGAGGCGTAGCAAGAAATAATGTCAAGTGTTGCTCTCTTTCTAATGGTGACATAGTG GTTCTTTTACAAGTGAATGTTGGTGTAGATTTTTTGAATGACCCTGTTATTGAGATTCTTCAGTTTGAGAAATATCGTGAGAGAAGTTTGTTTGCTCAGACTCAGGACAGCTTAGTTGATGCAAATCAGGACCCATGTGGAGAATTGTTGAAATGGTTGCTTCCTTTGGATAACACCCTTCCACCTCCTGCTCAACCTTTATCTCCTCCTTTAACTTCCAATTCAGCAATTGGTAGCACATCTCAAAAATCTGGTTCTCAACTCTTATCCCATTTTAGAAGTTACTCCATGTCATCATTACCACAAAATACTACACCACCACCGGGACCTATTAAAGCTGCAAGTTCTAAGCcaagctttgatcttgaagacTGGGATCAGTATTCATCTCAGAAGTTCTTGAAGAATCAAAAAACTGGTGGCGAGGGGCTTTTATCTTTTCGAGGCGTGTCATTGGAGCGAGAAAGATTTTCTGTTCGTTGTGGATTGGAGGGAATCTATATACCTGGAAGAAGATGGAGGAGAAAACTTGAAATCATACAACCGGTAGAAATCCATTCTTTTGCTGCTGACTGCAATACAGATGACCTTCTTTGTGTCCAGATAAAG AATGTTTCTCCAGCACATGCACCAAATATTGTGGTGTATATTGATGCTATAACAATTGTTTTTGAGGAGGCTTCGAAAGGTGGACAATCCTTATCATTACCAATTGCATGTATTGAAGCAGGAAATGATCACAGTTTGCCAAATCTTGCCCTCAG GAGAGGTGAAGAGCATTCCTTTATTCTTAAACCAGCAACATCCTTGTGGAAGAATTTCAAGGCTGGTGGTGATAGAAGAAATCACTCATCACAACTACAGGCTGGAAATGCAGCACCAAGCTTGCGTCTGCCGCCCAAGACTGTTGAAGGAAAGAAGAGTGCTTCAACTGCTGATCAGTACGCAATTATGGTATCATGTCGGTGCAACTACACTG GGTCAAGATTATTTTTCAAACAGCCAACAAGTTGGTGTCCGCGTGTTTCAAGGGATCTTATGATCTCTGTTGCATCTGAAATGTCCGGACAATCTAGTGCACCCAACGGAGGAGTCTCTCAGCTTCCTGTTCAG GTCTTGACTCTCCAGGTTTCAAATCTAATGTCAGAAGATCTAAATCTAACAGTTCTTGCTCCAGCTTCATTCACTTCCCCTCCTTCAGTGGTCTCCTTGAATTCTTCCCGTGCTTCACCAATGAGTCCATTTTTAAGTTTTCCTGAGTATACAGGAAAAAGTCCTACAATACAGAGGCTAAGCTCACCACTCCTTTCGGACAATCAGAAACAAAATGTTAAAGGTGGAGTTTCGCCAGCTTCTTTTAGCGAACAGACTTCTCCATTGTCTGATGCCATTCCAAGCACTGGTCTGTGTTGTACACATCTGTGGCTTCAGAGTAGAGTTCCACTAGG GTGTGTCCCATCTCAATCTATGGCAACCATCAAGCTTGAGCTACTTCCATTGACGGATGGTATAATTACACTGGACACTCTGCAAATTGATGTCAAGGAAAAAG GTGTTACCTACATACCCGAGTACTCACTGAAGATTAATGCGACTTCCAGCATTTCCACGGGGATTCTTTAG
- the LOC126596942 gene encoding uncharacterized protein LOC126596942 isoform X2 has product MNFLMRSTHHVQRVTAEQPSVLSVPPVPPVHEPPAETYPTPKSATTLEGLIAEDSYPQYSTTEDNAAESESSGENGIGAQKETSIIAKHYDVSDEEGWIAIPYKELPDNWNDAPDIQLLRPLDRSFVFPGEQVHILACLSACKQDTEIITPFKLAAVMNKNGIRLSPKKQNRNVEDSNGTLLGKGDMSPNSQDADQNGETLSKEGTDSQKDVSASESLLRMEDHKRQTEILLQRFERSHFFVRIAESSEALWAKKSTSKKSSESVEADGQEYMENGTQKTAVNAIIDKGNFDPNVSGGVARNNVKCCSLSNGDIVVLLQVNVGVDFLNDPVIEILQFEKYRERSLFAQTQDSLVDANQDPCGELLKWLLPLDNTLPPPAQPLSPPLTSNSAIGSTSQKSGSQLLSHFRSYSMSSLPQNTTPPPGPIKAASSKPSFDLEDWDQYSSQKFLKNQKTGGEGLLSFRGVSLERERFSVRCGLEGIYIPGRRWRRKLEIIQPVEIHSFAADCNTDDLLCVQIKNVSPAHAPNIVVYIDAITIVFEEASKGGQSLSLPIACIEAGNDHSLPNLALRRGEEHSFILKPATSLWKNFKAGGDRRNHSSQLQAGNAAPSLRLPPKTVEGKKSASTADQYAIMVSCRCNYTGSRLFFKQPTSWCPRVSRDLMISVASEMSGQSSAPNGGVSQLPVQVLTLQVSNLMSEDLNLTVLAPASFTSPPSVVSLNSSRASPMSPFLSFPEYTGKSPTIQRLSSPLLSDNQKQNVKGGVSPASFSEQTSPLSDAIPSTGLCCTHLWLQSRVPLGCVPSQSMATIKLELLPLTDGIITLDTLQIDVKEKGVTYIPEYSLKINATSSISTGIL; this is encoded by the exons ATGAATTTTCTTATGCGATCTACTCACCATGTACAGCGTGTGACGGCAGAACAGCCATCTGTTCTGTCTGTACCGCCTGTGCCTCCTGTCCACGAACCACCTGCAGAGACGTATCCTACCCCAAAATCAGCAACAACCTTGGAGGGTCTAATTGCTGAAGATTCATATCCACAGTATTCCACAACCGAAGATAATGCTGCAGAAAGTGAATCTAGTGGTGAAAATGGAATTGGTGCACAGAAGGAAACCTCTATCATAGCAAAGCATTATGATGTCTCTGATGAGGAGGGATGGATTGCCATTCCATACA AAGAACTCCCTGATAATTGGAATGATGCACCAGATATACAGTTATTACGCCCTCTGGACCGCTCCTTTGTTTTCCCTG GTGAACAAGTTCACATCCTTGCATGCTTGTCAGCATGTAAGCAGGACACAGAAATTATTACTCCCTTTAAATTGGCTGCAGTCATGAATAAAAATGGCATAAGACTAAGTCCAAAGAAACAAAATCGAAATGTGGAAGATAGCAATGGTACATTGTTGGGAAAAGGAGATATGAGTCCTAACAGTCAAGATGCCGATCAAAATGGTGAAACCCTTTCAAAAGAGGGGACTGATTCACAAAAGGATGTTTCTGCTAGTGAATCTCTTCTCAGAATGGAGGATCACAAAAGACAGACTGAAATTTTATTGCAAAGATTCGAAAGGTCTCATTTTTTTGTTAGGATTGCAGAGTCAAGTGAGGCACTTTGGGCAAAAAAAAGTACTTCTAAGAAGTCTTCAGAATCCGTTGAGGCGGATGGTCAAGAGTACATGGAAAATGGAACCCAGAAAACTGCAGTAAATGCCATTATTGATAAAGGGAATTTTGATCCCAATGTATCTGGAGGCGTAGCAAGAAATAATGTCAAGTGTTGCTCTCTTTCTAATGGTGACATAGTG GTTCTTTTACAAGTGAATGTTGGTGTAGATTTTTTGAATGACCCTGTTATTGAGATTCTTCAGTTTGAGAAATATCGTGAGAGAAGTTTGTTTGCTCAGACTCAGGACAGCTTAGTTGATGCAAATCAGGACCCATGTGGAGAATTGTTGAAATGGTTGCTTCCTTTGGATAACACCCTTCCACCTCCTGCTCAACCTTTATCTCCTCCTTTAACTTCCAATTCAGCAATTGGTAGCACATCTCAAAAATCTGGTTCTCAACTCTTATCCCATTTTAGAAGTTACTCCATGTCATCATTACCACAAAATACTACACCACCACCGGGACCTATTAAAGCTGCAAGTTCTAAGCcaagctttgatcttgaagacTGGGATCAGTATTCATCTCAGAAGTTCTTGAAGAATCAAAAAACTGGTGGCGAGGGGCTTTTATCTTTTCGAGGCGTGTCATTGGAGCGAGAAAGATTTTCTGTTCGTTGTGGATTGGAGGGAATCTATATACCTGGAAGAAGATGGAGGAGAAAACTTGAAATCATACAACCGGTAGAAATCCATTCTTTTGCTGCTGACTGCAATACAGATGACCTTCTTTGTGTCCAGATAAAG AATGTTTCTCCAGCACATGCACCAAATATTGTGGTGTATATTGATGCTATAACAATTGTTTTTGAGGAGGCTTCGAAAGGTGGACAATCCTTATCATTACCAATTGCATGTATTGAAGCAGGAAATGATCACAGTTTGCCAAATCTTGCCCTCAG GAGAGGTGAAGAGCATTCCTTTATTCTTAAACCAGCAACATCCTTGTGGAAGAATTTCAAGGCTGGTGGTGATAGAAGAAATCACTCATCACAACTACAGGCTGGAAATGCAGCACCAAGCTTGCGTCTGCCGCCCAAGACTGTTGAAGGAAAGAAGAGTGCTTCAACTGCTGATCAGTACGCAATTATGGTATCATGTCGGTGCAACTACACTG GGTCAAGATTATTTTTCAAACAGCCAACAAGTTGGTGTCCGCGTGTTTCAAGGGATCTTATGATCTCTGTTGCATCTGAAATGTCCGGACAATCTAGTGCACCCAACGGAGGAGTCTCTCAGCTTCCTGTTCAG GTCTTGACTCTCCAGGTTTCAAATCTAATGTCAGAAGATCTAAATCTAACAGTTCTTGCTCCAGCTTCATTCACTTCCCCTCCTTCAGTGGTCTCCTTGAATTCTTCCCGTGCTTCACCAATGAGTCCATTTTTAAGTTTTCCTGAGTATACAGGAAAAAGTCCTACAATACAGAGGCTAAGCTCACCACTCCTTTCGGACAATCAGAAACAAAATGTTAAAGGTGGAGTTTCGCCAGCTTCTTTTAGCGAACAGACTTCTCCATTGTCTGATGCCATTCCAAGCACTGGTCTGTGTTGTACACATCTGTGGCTTCAGAGTAGAGTTCCACTAGG GTGTGTCCCATCTCAATCTATGGCAACCATCAAGCTTGAGCTACTTCCATTGACGGATGGTATAATTACACTGGACACTCTGCAAATTGATGTCAAGGAAAAAG GTGTTACCTACATACCCGAGTACTCACTGAAGATTAATGCGACTTCCAGCATTTCCACGGGGATTCTTTAG